A single genomic interval of Vicia villosa cultivar HV-30 ecotype Madison, WI unplaced genomic scaffold, Vvil1.0 ctg.000010F_1_1, whole genome shotgun sequence harbors:
- the LOC131621636 gene encoding uncharacterized protein LOC131621636, with product MADGVFNCNLSVLVNGSPTDEFKFADDTILAGEGTWSNLWAIKVILRGFEMVSGLRVNMLKSKLYGIEIEHYFLQAASQFLCCKVDSIPFKFLGVVVGGNPRRARFWNPILDNMKAKLSPWIGRLLSIGGRVALKKGVDWISWATVCKHHEDGGLGVKDLDLFNIALLTKWLWRLLNNHEPSWKGILEARYGTFHARILFKRQFGNKAMESTWWRDLMKIADNSEATGFTKQLSIKLGDGVNEPFWTIRWIGQSPLCDTFPVLFQGVENKKASVQEMGDWVENIWQWRWE from the exons ATGGCGGATGGAGTTTTTAACTGTAATTTGTCGGTCTTAGTAAATGGTAGTCCCACTGATGAGTTCAAA tttgcggatgatacaaTCTTGGCGGGCGAAGGTACTTGGAGTAATTTGTGGGCTATAAAAGTTATTCTTCGTGGATTCGAGATGGTGTCAGGTTTACGTGTGAATATGTTGAAAAGCAAGCTGTATGGGATTGAAATTGAACATTATTTCCTTCAAGCGGCGAGCCAGTTCCTGTGTTGCAAAGTGGATAGCATCCCATTTAAATTCTTAGGGGTGGTCGTAGGTGGTAATCCGAGAAGAGCAAGGTTTTGGAATCCAATCTTGGATAACATGAAAGCAAAATTGTCACCATGGATAGGAAGATTATTATCCATTGGTGGAAGAGTTGCACTC AAAAAAGGTGTGGACTGGATCAGTTGGGCAACAGTTTGTAAGCATCACGAAGATGGCGGCCTAGGTGTGAAAGACCTGGATTTATTCAATATTGCGCTACTAACAAAATGGTTATGGAGGCTACTGAATAACCATGAGCCATCTTGGAAAGGGATCTTAGAGGCAAGGTATGGAACTTTTCATGCAAGGATACTGTTCAAAAGACAGTTTGGTAACAAAGCTATGGAATCAACTTGGTGGAGAGACTTGATGAAAATTGCAGATAATAGTGAGGCTACAGGGTTTACAAAGCAGCTATCGATCAAATTAGGCGATGGTGTAAATGAGCCTTTTTGGACTATTCGTTGGATTGGTCAGAGCCCGCTATGTGATACATTCCCAGTGTTGTTTCAAGGTGTGGAAAATAAGAAGGCTAGTGTGCAGGAAATGGGAGACTGGGTAGAAAATATTTGGCAGTGGAGGTGGGAATAA
- the LOC131621690 gene encoding auxin-induced protein 22E-like, whose product MESYIETELIINHKDTELRLGLPGNDDEQDKHSCNIGSVVRSNKRSFSPETSVEESSICNASSSSTTSDHDQCTLQPSKVQVVGWPSIRSFRKNSLQQKKVEDGSRMYVKVSMAGAPYLRKIDLNVYKSYSELLLALENLFKCTIGEYSEREGYNGSEHAPTYEDRDGDWMLVGDVPWNMFISSCKRFKIVKGSEAKGLACL is encoded by the exons ATGGAGAGCTATATTGAAACAGAATTGATTATTAATCACAAGGACACAGAGTTAAGGTTGGGATTACCTGGAAACGATGATGAACAAGATAAACATTCATGCAATATTGGATCTGTTGTTAGAAGCAATAAGAGGTCTTTTTCACCGGAAACAAGTGTTGAAGAGTCTTCCATCTGCAATGCTTCTAGTTCCTCAACCACAAGTGATCATGACCAATGCACTCTTCAACCTTCAAA GGTACAAGTAGTTGGATGGCCATCAATTAGATCGTTTAGGAAGAACAGTTTACAACAAAAGAAAGTGGAAGATGGAAGTAGAATGTACGTGAAAGTGAGCATGGCTGGTGCACCTTACTTGAGAAAGATAGATCTCAATGTTTACAAAAGCTATTCAGAACTTCTCTTAGCTTTGGAAAATTTGTTCAAGTGCACAATTG GTGAATATTCAGAAAGAGAAGGGTATAATGGATCTGAGCATGCACCTACTTATGAAGATAGGGATGGTGATTGGATGTTGGTTGGAGATGTTCCATGGAA CATGTTCATATCCTCTTGCAAGAGGTTTAAGATAGTGAAAGGATCAGAGGCAAAGGGGTTAGCATGTTTATGA
- the LOC131621635 gene encoding uncharacterized protein LOC131621635: MILNGADEGRGEWLELRKILTEVAPKRNESDGFVWPVDGTSDYSVRGYYNKLLQESTEEVVDTTEKEMLKVIWKSWMPSKVQVFGWRLMKERLATRDQLVKRGIIVTDEESLCVFGCLQLEDTNHVFSELYQN, translated from the coding sequence ATGATTTTAAATGGGGCTGACGAGGGAAGAGGGGAATGGTTGGAATTGCGGAAGATTTTGACAGAGGTGGCTCCAAAAAGAAATGAGTCTGATGGATTCGTGTGGCCGGTGGATGGAACGTCTGATTATTCTGTCCGTGGCTACTACAACAAGCTCTTACAGGAATCAACAGAGGAAGTCGTAGATACAACGGAAAAGGAAATGCTGAAAGTTATTTGGAAGTCTTGGATGCCATCGAAAGTTCAAGTGTTCGGGTGGAGATTAATGAAAGAAAGACTTGCAACAAGAGACCAACTGGTGAAAAGAGGAATTATTGTGACTGATGAGGAAAGTTTATGCGTGTTTGGCTGTTTGCAGTTGGAAGACACTAACCATGTGTTTTCTGAACTGTATCAAAATTAA
- the LOC131621689 gene encoding auxin-induced protein 22E-like gives MESYIETDLIINHKDTELRLGLPGNDDEQDKHSCNIGSVVRSNKRSFSQETSAEESSICNASSSSTTSDHNQCTVQPSKVQVVGWPPIRSFRKNSLQQKKMEDGSGMYVKVSMAGAPYLRKIDLNVYKSYSELLIALENLFKCTFGEHSGEHAPTYEDKDGDWMLVGDVPWNMFISSCKRLKIVKGSEAKGLACL, from the exons ATGGAAAGCTATATTGAAACTGATTTGATTATTAATCACAAGGACACCGAGTTAAGGTTGGGATTACCGGGAAACGATGATGAACAAGATAAACATTCATGCAATATTGGATCGGTTGTTAGAAGCAACAAGAGATCTTTTTCACAGGAAACCAGTGCTGAAGAGTCTTCCATCTGCAATGCTTCTAGTTCCTCAACTACAAGTGATCATAACCAATGCACTGTTCAACCTTCAAA GGTGCAAGTAGTTGGATGGCCACCGATTAGATCGTTTAGGAAGAACAGTTTACAGCAAAAGAAAATGGAAGATGGAAGTGGAATGTACGTGAAAGTGAGCATGGCTGGTGCACCTTACTTGAGAAAGATAGATCTCAATGTTTACAAAAGCTATTCAGAACTTCTCATAGCTTTGGAAAATTTGTTCAAGTGCACATTTG GTGAGCATTCAGGTGAACATGCTCCTACTTATGAGGACAAGGATGGTGATTGGATGCTGGTTGGAGATGTTCCTTGGAA CATGTTCATATCCTCTTGCAAGAGGTTGAAGATAGTGAAAGGATCAGAGGCAAAGGGGTTAGCATGTTTATGA
- the LOC131621583 gene encoding auxin-induced protein 22E-like, giving the protein MESYIETDLIVNHKDTELRLGLPGNDEQDKHSCNIGSVVRSNKRSFSRETSVEESSICNASSSSTTSDHDQSSVQPSKVQVVGWPPVRSFRKNSLQQKKMEDGSGMYVKVSMAGAPYLRKIDLNVYKSYSELLKALENLFKCTFGEHSGEHAPTYEDKDGDWMLVGDVPWNMFLYSCKRLKIVKRS; this is encoded by the exons ATGGAAAGCTATATTGAAACAGATTTGATTGTTAATCACAAAGACACCGAGTTAAGGTTGGGATTACCGGGAAATGATGAACAAGATAAACATTCATGCAATATTGGATCGGTTGTTAGAAGCAACAAGAGGTCTTTTTCACGAGAAACAAGTGTTGAAGAGTCTTCCATCTGCAATGCTTCTAGTTCCTCAACTACAAGTGATCATGACCAAAGCAGTGTTCAACCTTCAAA GGTGCAAGTAGTTGGATGGCCACCAGTTAGATCGTTTAGGAAGAACAGTTTACAACAAAAGAAAATGGAAGATGGAAGTGGAATGTACGTGAAAGTGAGCATGGCTGGTGCACCTTACTTGAGAAAGATAGATCTTAATGTTTACAAAAGCTATTCAGAACTTCTCAAAGCTTTGGAAAATTTGTTCAAGTGCACATTTG GTGAGCATTCAGGTGAACATGCCCCTACTTATGAGGACAAGGATGGTGATTGGATGCTGGTTGGAGATGTTCCTTGGAA CATGTTCTTATACTCATGCAAAAGGCTGAAGATAGTGAAAAGATCATAG